One part of the Bacteroidota bacterium genome encodes these proteins:
- the idi gene encoding isopentenyl-diphosphate Delta-isomerase yields the protein MEKLLILVDDQDNEIGVSDKLSAHQSGALHRAFSIFVFNSKGELLLQQRADEKYHSAGLWSNTCCSHPCHGEEMKEVIQRRLNEEMGMGCSLEFKFSFIYKIQFENGLIEHEFDHVYFGKSDALPKPDLSEAKAYKYISLQKLKEEIESNPEHFSAWLKICLEKVIENYNLKPL from the coding sequence ATGGAAAAATTACTTATTCTGGTGGATGATCAAGATAATGAAATTGGAGTTTCTGATAAATTATCTGCACATCAATCCGGAGCCCTACATCGCGCCTTTTCGATTTTTGTTTTTAATTCAAAGGGAGAATTGTTATTGCAACAACGAGCAGATGAAAAATACCATTCTGCAGGGTTATGGAGCAATACTTGTTGCAGCCACCCCTGCCATGGGGAAGAAATGAAAGAAGTAATTCAAAGAAGGCTGAACGAAGAAATGGGTATGGGATGCAGCTTGGAATTCAAATTCAGTTTTATTTATAAAATTCAATTTGAAAATGGTTTAATTGAACATGAATTCGACCATGTGTATTTTGGGAAGAGCGATGCTTTGCCAAAGCCAGATTTAAGCGAGGCAAAAGCCTATAAATATATTAGTTTGCAAAAACTTAAGGAGGAAATTGAAAGCAATCCTGAGCATTTTTCGGCATGGTTGAAAATATGTTTGGAAAAAGTAATTGAAAATTACAATTTAAAACCATTGTAA
- the hflX gene encoding GTPase HflX yields the protein MANTFDTGKEPETAVLIGLIHSGQNEAKVNEYLDELAFLAETAGAIPDKRFTQKMDKPDSKTFLGTGKLNEVKGYVDAHRISMVIFDDELSPSQLRNVEKVLGVKILDRSNLILDIFAARARTASARTQVELAQYQYLLPRLTRLWTHLERQKGGIGMRGPGETEIETDRRIIRDKISRLKEKLRTIDKQMATQRKGRGEMVRIALVGYTNVGKSTIMNLLSKSEVFAENKLFATLDTTVRKVVIKDVPFLLSDTVGFIRKLPTQLVEAFKSTLDEVREADILIHVVDISHPEFESHINVVNDTLREIDAVNKPTILVFNKIDAFSYIKKEEDDLSPITRENQSLDDLKNTWMARITDPVIFISAHLKENLDEFKHMLYRKARELHLQRYPHSKLFVEEQED from the coding sequence ATGGCAAATACTTTTGATACAGGAAAAGAACCAGAAACAGCAGTTTTAATTGGTTTAATTCACTCGGGACAGAATGAGGCAAAGGTTAATGAGTACCTAGATGAACTTGCCTTTTTAGCTGAAACTGCAGGGGCTATTCCGGATAAGCGATTCACGCAGAAAATGGACAAACCAGATTCTAAAACTTTTTTAGGAACAGGTAAATTGAATGAAGTCAAGGGTTATGTGGATGCACATAGAATTTCCATGGTAATTTTTGATGATGAATTATCACCCTCGCAATTAAGAAACGTTGAAAAAGTCTTAGGAGTAAAAATCCTGGATAGGAGTAATCTGATTCTTGATATATTTGCTGCCCGCGCAAGGACTGCCTCAGCACGAACTCAGGTTGAACTTGCCCAATACCAATACTTACTTCCGCGCCTAACAAGGCTTTGGACACACCTTGAAAGACAAAAAGGAGGGATAGGAATGAGAGGTCCGGGAGAAACAGAAATTGAAACCGATAGAAGGATAATCAGGGATAAAATTTCTCGTCTTAAAGAAAAACTCCGAACCATAGACAAACAAATGGCAACTCAGCGCAAGGGCAGGGGGGAAATGGTTCGAATTGCACTTGTTGGATATACAAACGTTGGAAAATCAACAATAATGAATCTGTTGAGCAAATCCGAAGTTTTTGCAGAAAACAAACTCTTTGCAACCCTTGATACCACCGTTAGGAAAGTGGTTATAAAAGATGTTCCTTTTTTGCTTTCAGATACCGTTGGATTTATACGCAAATTGCCAACACAGCTGGTAGAGGCATTTAAATCAACCCTGGATGAAGTGCGTGAGGCTGATATTTTAATTCATGTAGTGGATATTTCTCATCCGGAATTTGAATCGCATATTAATGTAGTTAATGATACTTTGCGTGAAATTGATGCAGTAAACAAACCAACTATCCTGGTTTTTAATAAAATTGATGCTTTTTCTTACATTAAAAAAGAGGAAGATGACCTTAGCCCGATTACAAGGGAAAACCAAAGCCTTGATGATTTAAAAAATACTTGGATGGCACGAATTACTGATCCAGTGATTTTTATTTCCGCTCATTTAAAAGAAAATTTAGATGAATTTAAACATATGCTTTACCGCAAAGCACGTGAACTGCACTTACAAAGATATCCTCACAGTAAGTTGTTTGTAGAAGAGCAAGAAGATTAA